One Cyanobium sp. AMD-g genomic window carries:
- a CDS encoding polyphosphate kinase 2 family protein: MEESQADKRMDKQDFLERARRFSQPFRIDDGAGFQLKDHDPDDTLHLDKTDKDRAQEALTMGVKMLAEFQDLLYAQDRWALLLIFQAMDAAGKDGTIKHVMSGVNPQGCQVNSFKAPSSVDLDHDFLWRSNNALPERGRIGIFNRSYYEETLVVRVHPEILARQTLPPERLTKNIWKERFRDIRNYEEYLSNNGIVVRKFFLNVSKKEQRKRFLERLDRPEKNWKFSANDIKERAFWEDYMEAYTETIRHTASPHAPWYVVPADNKWFTRIAVAAAIIETLDSLHLQYPEVSPEARAQLATARALLEKE, translated from the coding sequence GTGGAAGAGAGCCAGGCAGACAAGCGCATGGACAAGCAAGACTTTCTGGAGCGAGCCAGACGTTTCTCCCAGCCCTTCCGGATCGACGATGGAGCCGGATTCCAGTTGAAGGATCACGATCCTGACGACACCCTGCATCTCGACAAAACGGACAAGGACAGGGCCCAGGAAGCACTCACGATGGGGGTGAAGATGCTGGCGGAATTCCAGGATCTGCTCTATGCACAGGATCGCTGGGCCCTGCTGCTGATCTTCCAGGCGATGGACGCCGCCGGCAAGGACGGCACCATCAAGCACGTGATGAGTGGTGTCAATCCCCAGGGATGTCAGGTGAATTCGTTCAAGGCGCCCTCCTCAGTGGACCTGGATCATGATTTTCTGTGGCGCTCCAACAATGCCTTGCCAGAAAGGGGCCGGATCGGCATCTTCAATCGCAGCTACTACGAAGAGACTCTGGTGGTTCGGGTGCATCCCGAGATACTGGCCAGGCAAACGCTTCCGCCTGAGCGCCTCACAAAAAATATCTGGAAAGAGCGATTTCGTGACATCCGAAACTACGAGGAGTATCTGAGCAACAATGGAATCGTCGTCCGGAAGTTTTTCCTGAACGTCTCCAAGAAAGAGCAGCGCAAGCGCTTCCTGGAACGCCTCGACCGCCCCGAGAAGAACTGGAAGTTCTCCGCCAACGACATCAAGGAGAGGGCCTTCTGGGAGGACTACATGGAGGCCTACACCGAAACGATCCGGCACACCGCCAGCCCCCATGCGCCCTGGTATGTGGTGCCGGCGGACAACAAGTGGTTCACCCGGATCGCCGTGGCGGCCGCCATCATCGAAACCCTCGATTCCCTGCACCTCCAGTATCCCGAAGTCAGCCCGGAAGCCCGTGCCCAACTCGCGACCGCCAGGGCCTTGCTTGAAAAGGAGTAG
- the trpC gene encoding indole-3-glycerol phosphate synthase TrpC: MEIRRRPPNPSVRVAHLEFGTPHPEERPRHILEEIVWEKDREVTAARERVSLDALKQQIADLPPTLDFCGALRASCRKPAVIAEIKKASPSKGVIREDFDAVAIARGYEAGGASCLSVLTDKRFFQGGFDVLVAVRDAVALPLLCKDFILSPYQLFQARAAGADAALLIAAILTDQDLAYLLKVARGLGLAVLVEVHDAAEMERVLQLEGVNLIGINNRDLASFTVDLATTEQLMERFGEQVRARSALLVSESGLFSRADLDRAVGAGADAVLVGEALMRQENVTAALETLIGG; the protein is encoded by the coding sequence ATGGAGATCCGCCGCCGCCCCCCCAACCCTTCCGTCCGGGTGGCCCACCTGGAGTTCGGCACCCCCCATCCCGAGGAGCGCCCCCGCCACATCCTTGAGGAGATCGTCTGGGAAAAGGACAGGGAGGTGACCGCCGCCCGCGAGCGGGTCAGCCTGGACGCGCTGAAGCAACAGATCGCGGATCTGCCCCCCACCCTGGATTTCTGCGGTGCCCTGCGCGCCAGTTGCCGCAAACCGGCGGTGATCGCCGAGATCAAGAAGGCCAGCCCCAGCAAGGGGGTGATCCGGGAGGATTTCGATGCCGTCGCCATTGCCCGGGGCTACGAAGCCGGTGGCGCCAGCTGCCTGTCGGTGCTGACCGACAAGCGCTTCTTCCAGGGGGGTTTTGACGTGCTGGTGGCGGTGCGGGACGCGGTGGCGCTGCCCCTGCTCTGCAAGGACTTCATCCTCAGTCCCTACCAGCTGTTCCAGGCCCGGGCCGCCGGGGCCGATGCGGCCCTGCTGATTGCCGCGATCCTCACCGACCAGGATCTGGCCTACCTGCTCAAGGTGGCCAGGGGCCTGGGGCTGGCGGTGCTGGTGGAGGTGCACGACGCGGCGGAAATGGAGCGGGTGCTGCAGCTGGAGGGTGTGAATCTGATCGGCATCAACAACCGCGACCTGGCCAGCTTCACGGTGGATCTGGCCACCACCGAACAGCTGATGGAACGCTTCGGCGAGCAGGTGCGTGCCCGCAGCGCCCTGCTGGTGAGCGAATCGGGCCTGTTCAGCCGGGCTGATCTGGACCGGGCCGTCGGCGCCGGTGCCGATGCGGTGCTGGTGGGAGAAGCGCTGATGCGGCAGGAGAACGTGACGGCGGCCCTGGAGACCCTGATCGGCGGCTGA
- a CDS encoding dihydrolipoyl dehydrogenase, whose amino-acid sequence MQPHPVTASPATPPSGFDFDVIVIGAGYGGFDAAKHGADHGLKVAIVESRDMGGTCVNRGCVPSKALLAASGRVRELADAEHLKGFGIHAAPVRFERQKIADHAAQLVATIRTNLTKTLERSGATILRGKGRLDGPQRVAVREASGVERVYAAREVIIATGSDPFVPPGIETDGRTVFTSDEAINLEWLPRWITIIGSGYIGLEFADVYTALGCEVTMIEALDRVMPTFDPDIAKIAARHLIDGRDIDARAGVLASKITPGCPVKIELVDMASREPVETLEVDAVLVATGRVPVSKELNLASVGVETNRGFIPVDDGLRVLANGEPVPHLWAVGDVTGKMMLAHTAAAQGTVAIENILGHARRIDYRSIPAATFTHPEISSVGLSEADAKDLAEQEGFALGSVRSYFKANSKALAELESDGLLKLLFRKDTGEVLGAHIYGLHAADLIQEIANAVARRQGVRQLASEVHTHPTLSEVVEVAYKQAAASLATAVGA is encoded by the coding sequence ATGCAGCCCCATCCGGTGACCGCATCCCCCGCCACCCCCCCCTCCGGCTTCGATTTCGACGTGATCGTGATCGGCGCCGGCTATGGCGGTTTCGATGCGGCCAAGCACGGGGCCGACCACGGCCTGAAGGTGGCGATCGTGGAATCCCGCGACATGGGCGGCACCTGCGTCAACCGGGGCTGTGTCCCCTCCAAGGCCCTGCTGGCGGCCAGCGGCCGGGTGCGCGAACTGGCCGATGCTGAGCACCTCAAGGGCTTCGGCATCCATGCGGCGCCGGTGCGCTTCGAGCGCCAGAAGATCGCCGACCATGCCGCCCAGCTGGTGGCCACGATCCGCACCAACCTCACCAAGACCCTGGAGCGTTCCGGCGCCACGATCCTGCGGGGCAAGGGACGCCTCGACGGGCCCCAGCGCGTGGCGGTGCGGGAGGCCAGCGGGGTGGAGCGCGTCTACGCAGCCCGCGAGGTGATCATCGCCACCGGCTCCGATCCTTTCGTGCCGCCAGGCATCGAGACCGACGGTCGCACCGTGTTCACCAGCGACGAGGCCATCAACCTGGAATGGCTGCCCCGCTGGATCACGATCATCGGCAGCGGCTACATCGGCCTGGAGTTCGCCGATGTGTACACGGCCCTGGGCTGCGAAGTCACCATGATCGAGGCACTCGATCGGGTGATGCCCACCTTCGATCCGGACATCGCCAAGATCGCCGCCCGCCATCTGATTGACGGCCGCGACATCGACGCCCGTGCCGGCGTGCTGGCCAGCAAAATCACCCCCGGCTGCCCGGTGAAGATCGAGCTGGTGGACATGGCCAGCCGCGAGCCGGTGGAAACCCTGGAGGTGGATGCGGTGCTGGTGGCCACCGGCCGGGTGCCGGTGAGCAAGGAGCTCAACCTGGCCAGCGTCGGTGTCGAGACCAACCGGGGCTTCATCCCGGTGGACGACGGCCTGCGGGTGCTGGCGAACGGTGAGCCGGTGCCCCATCTCTGGGCCGTGGGCGACGTGACCGGAAAGATGATGCTGGCCCACACCGCCGCCGCCCAGGGCACGGTGGCGATCGAGAACATCCTCGGCCACGCCCGTCGCATCGACTACCGCTCGATCCCCGCCGCCACCTTCACCCACCCGGAGATCAGTTCCGTGGGGCTGTCGGAAGCGGATGCCAAGGATCTGGCCGAACAGGAAGGCTTTGCCCTGGGCAGCGTGCGCAGTTACTTCAAGGCCAATTCCAAGGCCCTGGCCGAACTGGAGAGCGATGGGCTGCTCAAGCTGCTGTTCCGCAAGGACACCGGGGAAGTGCTGGGGGCGCACATCTATGGCCTGCATGCGGCCGACCTGATCCAGGAGATCGCCAACGCGGTGGCCCGGCGCCAGGGGGTGCGGCAACTGGCCAGTGAAGTGCACACGCACCCCACGTTGAGCGAGGTGGTGGAAGTGGCCTACAAGCAGGCCGCCGCCAGCCTGGCCACCGCGGTGGGTGCCTGA
- a CDS encoding RNA methyltransferase encodes MGVPPELPGHPPGGETIRSVRNPLIQAVRRLHRSSGRLEQGLLLLEGTHLLQETLGLGLRPELVLATPDWLERHGALWERLPETGRLRTASPEVLAAAATTRHPDGVLLTLALAQLPAPASGGARPGFVLALDRLQDPGNLGTLLRTALAAGVERVWLAEGADPLQPKVLRASSGAALVLPIERMTSADLHRRLAEAQGGGLQLVAAMVPEAAGTVRPYWDLDWCRPTALLLGNEGAGLAPELARLADHWVTIPHSPAVESLNVAAAAALLLLERPRQAHGRPAP; translated from the coding sequence GTGGGCGTTCCCCCCGAGCTTCCCGGCCATCCCCCTGGCGGCGAGACGATTCGTAGTGTCCGCAACCCCCTCATCCAGGCGGTGCGGCGCCTGCACCGCTCCAGTGGCCGGCTGGAGCAGGGCCTGCTGCTCCTGGAGGGAACCCACCTGCTCCAGGAAACCCTCGGGCTTGGCCTGCGGCCCGAACTGGTGCTGGCCACCCCGGACTGGCTGGAGCGCCACGGCGCTCTGTGGGAGCGGCTGCCGGAGACCGGCCGGTTGCGGACCGCCAGCCCCGAGGTCCTGGCCGCTGCCGCCACCACCCGCCATCCCGACGGGGTGCTGCTGACCCTGGCCCTGGCGCAGCTGCCTGCCCCCGCATCAGGAGGCGCAAGGCCGGGCTTTGTCCTCGCCCTCGACCGGCTCCAGGATCCGGGCAACCTCGGCACCCTGCTGCGCACCGCCCTGGCGGCGGGGGTGGAGCGGGTGTGGCTGGCTGAGGGGGCCGATCCGTTGCAGCCCAAGGTGCTGCGGGCCTCCAGCGGAGCCGCCCTGGTCCTGCCGATCGAGCGGATGACGTCCGCGGATCTGCATCGCCGGCTGGCCGAGGCCCAGGGCGGCGGCCTGCAGCTGGTGGCGGCGATGGTGCCCGAGGCGGCTGGCACGGTGCGGCCCTACTGGGACCTGGACTGGTGCCGGCCCACGGCCCTGTTGCTGGGCAACGAAGGGGCGGGGCTGGCGCCGGAACTGGCCCGGCTGGCCGACCACTGGGTGACGATCCCCCACAGCCCCGCGGTGGAATCACTCAATGTGGCGGCCGCAGCGGCCCTGCTGCTGCTGGAGCGCCCCCGCCAGGCCCACGGCCGGCCCGCGCCCTGA
- the murA gene encoding UDP-N-acetylglucosamine 1-carboxyvinyltransferase — MTVSPMPVKVIAGTRLEISGGRRLDGELRVSGAKNSALVLMAACLLTEDGLRLSNVPPLTDITAMGEILAALGVRVQRGGDAIVLHGDHITAAAPPYELVNSLRASFFCIGPLLARMGMAQVPLPGGCQIGTRPVVEHVKGLKALGAQVTIEHGVVTAVVPGRQRRLTGGHIHLDCPSVGATETLMMAAALADGETVIDNAAQEPEVIDLARLLLAMGAKVRGAGTPTITIVGVERLHGADYAVIPDRIEAGTFLLAGAITRSRLRVFPALPEHLGAVITKLEEAGCRIEADGQGLVITASKVRAVDLRTQPFPGFPTDLQAPFMALLATAEGTSMVVENIFENRLQHVAELQRMGASIRMQGNTACVEGVARLSGAPVHGTDLRASAAMVLAGLAADGITTVRGLEYLDRGYADLEGKLNAAGASIRRLPSVAA; from the coding sequence ATGACCGTATCCCCCATGCCTGTCAAGGTCATCGCCGGCACCAGGCTGGAGATCAGTGGTGGACGGCGACTGGACGGGGAACTGAGGGTCAGCGGCGCCAAGAATTCGGCCCTGGTGCTGATGGCCGCCTGCCTGCTCACGGAAGACGGGCTGCGGCTCAGCAATGTGCCCCCGCTCACCGACATCACGGCGATGGGAGAGATCCTTGCCGCCCTGGGGGTGCGGGTGCAGCGGGGGGGCGACGCCATCGTTCTGCACGGTGACCACATCACCGCCGCTGCCCCGCCCTACGAACTGGTCAACAGCCTGCGGGCCAGCTTCTTCTGCATTGGTCCACTGCTGGCCCGCATGGGCATGGCCCAGGTGCCCCTGCCCGGAGGGTGCCAGATCGGCACCCGCCCTGTGGTGGAGCACGTCAAGGGATTGAAGGCCCTCGGCGCCCAGGTCACCATCGAGCACGGTGTGGTCACCGCCGTGGTGCCCGGCCGTCAGCGCCGTCTGACCGGCGGCCACATCCACCTCGACTGCCCCAGCGTCGGCGCCACCGAGACCCTGATGATGGCCGCCGCCCTCGCCGATGGCGAGACGGTGATCGACAACGCGGCCCAGGAGCCCGAAGTGATTGACCTGGCCCGGCTGCTGCTGGCCATGGGGGCCAAGGTGCGCGGCGCCGGCACCCCCACGATCACCATCGTCGGCGTCGAGCGGTTGCACGGGGCCGACTACGCCGTCATCCCCGATCGCATCGAGGCCGGCACCTTCCTGCTCGCCGGCGCCATCACCCGCTCCCGCCTGCGGGTGTTCCCCGCCCTGCCGGAGCACCTGGGCGCCGTGATCACCAAACTCGAGGAGGCCGGCTGTCGCATCGAAGCCGACGGCCAGGGCCTGGTCATCACCGCCAGCAAGGTGCGGGCGGTGGATCTGCGCACCCAGCCCTTCCCCGGCTTCCCCACCGACCTGCAGGCCCCCTTCATGGCCCTGCTCGCCACCGCCGAAGGCACCAGCATGGTGGTGGAGAACATCTTCGAGAACCGCCTCCAGCACGTGGCCGAACTGCAGCGCATGGGGGCATCCATCCGCATGCAGGGCAACACCGCCTGCGTCGAGGGGGTCGCCCGCCTCAGCGGCGCCCCGGTGCACGGCACCGACCTGCGCGCCTCCGCCGCCATGGTGCTGGCGGGCCTCGCCGCCGACGGCATCACCACCGTGCGGGGCCTGGAATACCTCGATCGGGGTTATGCCGATCTGGAGGGCAAACTCAACGCCGCCGGCGCTTCGATCCGCAGGCTGCCCTCTGTCGCGGCTTAG
- a CDS encoding aspartate aminotransferase family protein, protein MGSSPTAPIQPVMDTYARYPLELKRGRGVWLWDQQNRRYLDMVAGIAVCTLGHSDPVLRRRLCHQLGRLQHVSNLYRIPEQEALAAAITARSCTDRVFFCNSGAEANEAAIKLARKHGHLVRGIAEPLILSAQASFHGRTLAAVTATGQPKYHQGFEPMVSGFRYFPYNDTAGFETLLAACEAEGPRVAAVLLEPLQGEGGVNPGDPAFFQRVRELCDAHQILLIFDEVQIGVGRSGRWWGYEQLGVEPDALTMAKGLGGGIPIGALAVKAAVDHFRPGDHASTFGGNPFACRAGLTVIEEIERRDLLAKVSANGALLQSLLQELVARHPATLAGERGWGLLRGLVLQEGGVTAPEIVQAAMAEGLLLVPAGPGVVRFVPPLVIKPRQLRKAVKRLEKALHSLA, encoded by the coding sequence GTGGGTTCGAGTCCCACCGCTCCCATCCAACCGGTGATGGACACCTACGCCCGTTACCCCCTGGAGCTCAAGCGGGGCCGAGGGGTCTGGCTGTGGGATCAGCAGAACCGGCGCTACCTCGACATGGTGGCCGGCATCGCCGTCTGCACCCTCGGTCACAGCGACCCGGTGCTGCGGCGGCGCCTCTGTCACCAGCTGGGCCGCCTCCAGCACGTCTCCAACCTGTACCGGATCCCGGAACAGGAGGCCCTGGCCGCGGCGATCACGGCCCGCAGCTGCACCGACCGGGTCTTCTTCTGCAATTCCGGCGCCGAAGCCAATGAGGCGGCCATCAAGCTGGCCCGCAAGCACGGCCATCTGGTGCGGGGCATCGCCGAACCCCTGATCCTCTCCGCCCAGGCCAGCTTCCACGGCCGCACCCTGGCGGCGGTGACCGCAACGGGCCAGCCCAAGTACCACCAGGGCTTCGAGCCGATGGTGTCGGGCTTCCGCTATTTCCCTTACAACGACACCGCCGGCTTCGAAACGCTGCTGGCCGCCTGTGAAGCCGAAGGTCCCCGCGTGGCCGCGGTGCTGCTCGAACCTCTCCAGGGGGAGGGGGGGGTGAACCCCGGTGATCCCGCCTTTTTCCAGCGGGTGCGCGAGCTCTGCGACGCCCACCAGATCCTGCTCATCTTTGACGAGGTGCAGATCGGCGTCGGCCGCAGCGGCCGCTGGTGGGGCTACGAACAGCTGGGGGTGGAGCCCGATGCCCTGACCATGGCCAAGGGCCTGGGCGGTGGCATCCCCATCGGCGCCCTGGCAGTGAAGGCCGCGGTGGACCACTTCCGCCCCGGCGACCACGCCAGCACCTTCGGCGGCAACCCCTTCGCCTGTCGGGCCGGCCTGACGGTGATCGAGGAGATCGAACGCCGCGACCTTCTGGCCAAGGTGAGCGCCAACGGTGCCTTGCTGCAGTCCCTGCTCCAGGAGCTGGTGGCTCGCCACCCCGCCACCCTGGCCGGCGAACGGGGCTGGGGACTGCTGCGGGGCCTGGTGCTGCAGGAAGGCGGGGTCACGGCCCCGGAGATCGTCCAAGCCGCCATGGCGGAAGGCCTGCTGCTGGTGCCGGCCGGGCCAGGGGTGGTTCGCTTCGTGCCGCCGCTGGTGATCAAGCCCCGCCAGCTGCGCAAGGCGGTGAAGCGCCTGGAGAAGGCTCTCCACAGCCTGGCCTGA
- a CDS encoding folylpolyglutamate synthase/dihydrofolate synthase family protein: protein MPSPLPPPVDLGDLLEPFARRGVDLGLERLGGALAAGGHPEQCFAAAQVAGTNGKGSICTFLHAILRAAGIHVGTYRSPHLVSWCERIQIDDAWIAAATLRADLARWQPLARRHRLTPFELITAAAFDRFARERVDLAVLEVGLGGRLDATTLHPQRPVIGFGAIGLDHREHLGDTLAAIAAEKAAVMGPGCRAFSAAQAPEARRVLEAAAQACGASLHWLDPLPAVADGGPVLGLAGELQRHNGAVAVAMAQALTAPDGPLAGRLLDEGMVRAGLAAARWPGRLESHRWRGRALLIDGAHNPPAAAALRRELDQLDGGLADGPPRRWLLGIQRHKEGAAMLELLLRPGDRAVVVAVPEHASWSRQELAAACPGLADQLEEAGSLEAGLDSLLAPGPLPLVAGSLFLLGAVLPLLDAAKADEAAALGQPGKVPGSNGP, encoded by the coding sequence ATGCCGTCCCCGCTGCCCCCCCCGGTCGACCTGGGCGACCTGCTCGAACCCTTCGCCCGCCGCGGCGTCGACCTGGGCCTGGAACGGCTGGGCGGCGCCCTCGCCGCCGGGGGGCACCCGGAGCAGTGCTTCGCCGCCGCCCAGGTGGCCGGCACCAACGGCAAGGGCTCGATCTGCACGTTTCTGCACGCCATCCTGCGGGCCGCCGGCATCCACGTGGGCACCTACCGCTCCCCCCATCTGGTGAGCTGGTGCGAACGCATCCAGATCGATGACGCCTGGATCGCCGCCGCCACCCTGCGGGCCGACCTGGCCCGCTGGCAGCCCCTCGCCCGCCGCCACCGACTCACCCCCTTCGAGCTGATCACCGCCGCGGCCTTCGACCGCTTTGCCCGCGAGCGGGTGGATCTGGCGGTGCTGGAGGTGGGCCTCGGGGGCCGTCTCGATGCCACCACCCTCCATCCCCAACGGCCCGTGATCGGCTTCGGGGCCATCGGCCTCGACCATCGCGAACACCTGGGCGACACCCTGGCCGCCATCGCCGCCGAAAAGGCGGCCGTGATGGGGCCGGGTTGCCGGGCCTTCAGTGCCGCCCAGGCACCGGAGGCCCGCCGGGTGCTGGAGGCCGCAGCGCAGGCTTGCGGCGCCAGCCTGCACTGGCTCGACCCCCTGCCCGCCGTGGCCGACGGCGGCCCCGTGCTGGGCCTGGCGGGGGAACTGCAGCGTCACAACGGCGCCGTGGCCGTGGCCATGGCCCAGGCCCTGACGGCCCCGGACGGTCCGCTGGCCGGCAGGCTCCTCGACGAGGGCATGGTCCGCGCCGGCCTGGCGGCGGCCCGTTGGCCCGGGCGGCTGGAGAGCCACCGCTGGCGGGGCCGCGCGCTGCTGATCGACGGGGCCCACAATCCCCCGGCAGCGGCTGCCCTGCGCCGGGAACTCGACCAGCTCGATGGTGGCCTGGCGGATGGCCCGCCGCGACGCTGGCTGCTGGGCATCCAACGCCACAAGGAGGGGGCGGCGATGCTGGAGCTGCTGCTGCGTCCCGGTGATCGGGCGGTGGTGGTGGCGGTGCCGGAGCATGCCAGCTGGTCGCGGCAGGAGCTGGCCGCCGCCTGTCCCGGCCTCGCCGACCAGCTCGAGGAGGCCGGCAGCCTGGAGGCCGGACTGGACAGCCTGCTGGCCCCCGGCCCGCTGCCGCTGGTGGCCGGCTCCCTGTTCCTGCTGGGCGCTGTCCTTCCGCTGCTCGATGCCGCCAAGGCTGACGAAGCCGCGGCGCTGGGCCAGCCTGGGAAGGTCCCCGGCAGCAACGGCCCATGA
- a CDS encoding pentapeptide repeat-containing protein, producing the protein MTTAIGSDAPRPAGHSPRPPGQTLRRGIVPVLLALVLLASLLLAAPSAWADNQDRVDYTLTNQSGKDFSGQQLAGSSFAGATARQSIFREADLHGAILTQAAFPDADFRGADLSDALMDKVDMSGTDLTGAVLRGAIASGSNFTGATVTDADFTDALLDRVDQRHLCRDARGTNPVTGADTRLSLECG; encoded by the coding sequence ATGACGACGGCCATCGGATCCGATGCCCCCAGGCCCGCCGGCCATTCCCCAAGGCCGCCGGGACAGACCCTCCGCAGGGGGATCGTGCCAGTGCTGCTGGCTCTGGTGCTGCTGGCCAGCCTGCTGCTGGCCGCCCCCAGCGCCTGGGCCGACAACCAGGACCGGGTGGATTACACCCTCACCAACCAGAGCGGCAAGGACTTCAGCGGCCAGCAGCTGGCCGGCAGTTCCTTCGCCGGTGCCACAGCCCGCCAGTCGATTTTCAGGGAGGCCGATCTGCACGGGGCGATCCTCACCCAGGCGGCCTTTCCCGACGCCGACTTCCGCGGCGCCGATCTCAGTGACGCCCTGATGGACAAGGTGGACATGAGCGGCACCGACCTCACCGGCGCGGTGCTGCGGGGGGCGATCGCCTCCGGCAGCAACTTCACCGGCGCCACCGTCACCGATGCGGACTTCACGGACGCCCTGCTCGACCGGGTGGACCAGCGCCACCTCTGCCGCGACGCCCGCGGCACCAACCCGGTGACCGGCGCCGACACCCGGCTCAGCCTGGAGTGCGGCTGA
- a CDS encoding FAD-binding oxidoreductase, translating into MDDFRPVDADRIRALVDELGASPLALTPILAPAELGRLSADFHDYSPVLEPLLKGRCAQVAVKVERLEQVMAVAGACARHRVPLTLRGAGTGNYGQCVPLAGGLVLDLSGLNRLRSVDPVSGIVEAEPGCILAHLDGQLAVHGRALRLAPSTYRSATLGGFFAGGSGGLGSLRWGFLRDPGHLLGLEVVTLEAEPRLLRLDAAASAPLNHAYGTNGIITALRLASTEAVAWQQLVVGFSRWEAALEASRELPTTALLLHALCLLEAPVADRMPWPAGCPAAGPEEHRLLLHAAPDTLELLPGWLAARGGQLRWQGPRPEAGRARGLPLGELTWNHTTLHWRAQAPGWTYLQLLLPRPEAPLLEAVRQRWGSDVLWHLEAVRYQGAPRLTALPLVRWQGPQALADLVAQCRELGAVPFNPHVITVEDGGLGVVDADQVAAKAAYDPAGLMNPGKLRGWVG; encoded by the coding sequence ATGGATGACTTCAGACCGGTTGATGCCGATCGGATCCGGGCCCTGGTCGACGAACTGGGCGCCAGCCCGCTGGCGTTGACGCCGATCCTTGCCCCCGCCGAGCTGGGCCGGCTTTCGGCCGACTTCCACGACTATTCACCCGTGCTGGAACCGCTGCTCAAGGGCCGCTGCGCCCAGGTGGCCGTGAAGGTGGAGCGGCTGGAGCAGGTGATGGCGGTGGCCGGCGCCTGCGCCCGCCACCGGGTGCCGCTGACGCTGCGGGGTGCCGGCACCGGCAACTACGGCCAGTGCGTGCCCCTGGCCGGTGGGTTGGTGCTCGACCTCAGCGGCCTCAACAGGCTGCGGTCCGTGGACCCGGTCAGCGGCATCGTGGAGGCGGAGCCCGGCTGCATCCTGGCCCACCTGGATGGCCAGCTGGCGGTCCACGGCCGGGCCCTGCGGCTGGCCCCGAGCACCTACCGCAGCGCCACCCTGGGGGGCTTCTTCGCCGGTGGCTCGGGCGGCCTGGGCTCGCTGCGCTGGGGCTTCCTGCGCGATCCCGGCCACCTGCTGGGGCTGGAGGTGGTGACCCTGGAGGCCGAGCCCCGGCTGCTGCGGCTCGACGCCGCCGCCAGCGCGCCCCTCAACCACGCCTACGGCACCAACGGCATCATCACCGCCCTGCGGCTGGCCAGTACCGAAGCGGTGGCCTGGCAGCAACTGGTGGTGGGTTTCAGCCGCTGGGAGGCGGCCCTGGAGGCGTCCCGGGAACTGCCCACCACGGCCCTGCTGCTCCACGCCCTCTGCCTGCTGGAAGCCCCTGTGGCCGACCGGATGCCCTGGCCGGCCGGCTGTCCCGCCGCTGGTCCAGAGGAGCACCGGCTGCTGCTCCATGCGGCCCCCGACACCCTTGAGCTGTTGCCCGGCTGGCTGGCGGCCCGGGGCGGCCAGCTGCGCTGGCAGGGCCCCCGGCCGGAGGCGGGGCGGGCTCGGGGTCTGCCCCTGGGGGAACTCACCTGGAACCACACCACCCTGCACTGGCGGGCCCAGGCCCCCGGCTGGACCTACCTGCAGCTGCTGCTGCCCCGGCCGGAGGCCCCCCTGCTGGAGGCCGTGCGCCAGCGCTGGGGCAGCGACGTTCTCTGGCACCTCGAGGCGGTTCGCTACCAGGGGGCGCCGCGGCTGACGGCCCTGCCCCTGGTGCGCTGGCAGGGACCCCAGGCCCTGGCCGACCTCGTCGCCCAGTGTCGTGAGCTGGGGGCGGTGCCGTTCAACCCCCACGTGATCACCGTCGAGGACGGAGGCCTCGGGGTGGTGGACGCCGATCAGGTGGCGGCCAAGGCCGCCTACGACCCGGCCGGACTGATGAACCCGGGCAAACTCAGGGGCTGGGTGGGCTAG